In the Burkholderia contaminans genome, TCGCACTCACCTACAACGCCAGTCAATCCGGCGTGGACGCGGCGATCGCAGCCATCGAGAAAGCGGGAGGCACTGCGTTCGCGATCCACGCGGATCTCGTTGATCCGGCGGCCGTCCCGGCTTTGTTCGAGAGACTCGACGACGAACTCACCCGGCGGAACGGAACCAAAGCCCTCGACATTCTGGTCAACAACGCCGGCAATTCCGGCTGGGTCGGCTTCAAGGACGCGACGCCGGAGAGTTGGGACACCCTGATGGCGGTCTACGCCCGCGCGCCCTTCTTCATCATTCAGGCCGCTCTGGATCGTCTCGCCGATGGTGCCCGCATCATCAACATTTCTTCCGCCGCCGCCACGAAGCCCGTGACGGCAGCGCCCGTCTACTCAATGGCGAAAGCAGCCATCAATACCCTGACCCATACGCTCGCCATCGAGCTCGGGCCGCGCGGCATCACCGCAAACGCCGTCGCGCCGGGCTTCACGCGAACGGATGCCAACGCCGCCGTTCGGGAGAATCCGGAACTCGTCAAGGCGGCCGAGGCCCAGATCGCGTTGGGCCGCTTCGGCGAGCCGTCGGAAATCGCCGCCGTCGTGGCGTTCCTGGCCTCCGATGATGGCTATTGGGTGACCGGCCAGACGATCGAAGCGAGCGGTG is a window encoding:
- a CDS encoding SDR family NAD(P)-dependent oxidoreductase, whose amino-acid sequence is MTHSLKGKTALVTGASRGIGRAIAERLAKDGATVALTYNASQSGVDAAIAAIEKAGGTAFAIHADLVDPAAVPALFERLDDELTRRNGTKALDILVNNAGNSGWVGFKDATPESWDTLMAVYARAPFFIIQAALDRLADGARIINISSAAATKPVTAAPVYSMAKAAINTLTHTLAIELGPRGITANAVAPGFTRTDANAAVRENPELVKAAEAQIALGRFGEPSEIAAVVAFLASDDGYWVTGQTIEASGGYKL